One window of the Capnocytophaga haemolytica genome contains the following:
- the def gene encoding peptide deformylase: MVLPIIAYGDPVLRKVGVEITPDYPNLKALIANMYDTMEASNGVGLAAPQVGLAIRLFVVDAAPFADDEDLSKEERDFLLGFKQTFINAQMIEEVGEEWLFNEGCLSIPGVREDVSRRPKITISYLDENFHPQTLTVDGLVARIIQHEYDHIQGVLFTDKLSSFKKQLIKNKLTNISKGKVKVAYRMKFPDAPKRR; the protein is encoded by the coding sequence ATGGTTTTACCGATTATCGCTTATGGCGACCCCGTATTACGAAAGGTAGGAGTGGAGATCACTCCTGACTACCCCAACCTGAAAGCCCTTATAGCTAATATGTACGACACTATGGAGGCGAGTAATGGCGTTGGCTTGGCAGCCCCTCAGGTGGGCTTGGCTATCCGCTTGTTTGTGGTAGATGCTGCGCCCTTTGCCGATGATGAAGATCTGAGCAAGGAGGAACGCGATTTTCTCTTAGGCTTTAAGCAGACTTTTATCAACGCTCAGATGATAGAAGAGGTGGGTGAGGAGTGGCTTTTTAATGAAGGCTGCCTGAGCATCCCTGGTGTACGTGAGGACGTGTCGCGCCGCCCTAAGATTACCATCTCTTACCTCGATGAGAACTTCCATCCTCAGACCCTTACGGTCGATGGGCTGGTGGCGCGTATCATCCAGCACGAGTACGACCATATTCAAGGGGTGCTTTTCACCGATAAACTCTCGTCGTTCAAAAAGCAACTTATCAAGAATAAACTTACTAATATCAGCAAAGGGAAAGTGAAGGTCGCTTACCGAATGAAGTTCCCTGACGCTCCTAAAAGAAGATAA
- a CDS encoding DUF6493 family protein: MLVALWEAGDLTFDEGPFAQRLYNSIWGFQEEQGVSLVALLAKQPELAEKVLSVLPLYMESLTFDNQLHINFFKQLQEKGILPVEAFVTAAFEALLAPRKKPVLDLLCRLIEVLHPSNALLLCNQERMLALLSLGNSSLINFALPQLRKIAQEKAFDAQAFHDNFFLCANTPRIGKSILIGLEIVEQLIKQEGTKEGTEGTERLGVFFTISDEKVQQRVAQLLTTYYSKAVVDAVVLPYRVYLKEKVAAYLAEAGVTPEEDSSAKGNLSEVYPTRTPEPLKTIATWDELLFAIGDSLREGTTAQLDAIFEAFVSLQDALPANYAEQIAPYVQQLKERFGIYYQYYGSLYKVLTGEVYKDKYSHYYPKEEHDNFSFLRDKAEEVLTRQASHNTLGFLSTPTQQPFYIDPAVLEERLQAYKAAGVSPLAEDVTVAQARCIGAKEAEVYPKYEVKKATVDYYERYQLQFKKHWGAQTMGENIAYQLSLQPNAIDRLVLRYILPIGVGERAEPLHAATRVVQLLLQWQLPVKSGGWLFVATCLIGEKQPLRDMATDYLLWALGAGVDTTYLADCTRRLLASKYAPVKRFLEFTDRPLPYAEVKAFTQAVVQNYKKYVDERDKPSNHKLMLSL, translated from the coding sequence ATGTTAGTGGCGTTATGGGAGGCGGGCGATCTCACCTTTGATGAGGGACCCTTTGCACAGAGACTTTACAACAGTATTTGGGGTTTCCAAGAAGAGCAGGGTGTGAGCTTAGTAGCTCTCTTAGCAAAGCAACCCGAGCTCGCCGAGAAGGTACTCAGCGTATTGCCTCTTTATATGGAAAGCCTGACGTTTGACAACCAGCTACATATCAATTTCTTTAAGCAACTGCAAGAGAAGGGCATACTGCCTGTGGAGGCGTTTGTAACCGCTGCCTTTGAGGCATTGCTCGCCCCACGCAAGAAGCCCGTGCTCGACCTCCTCTGTCGGCTTATAGAAGTGTTGCATCCCTCTAACGCACTATTGTTGTGCAATCAGGAGCGTATGCTTGCCCTGCTGAGCTTAGGCAACTCGAGTCTCATCAACTTTGCCTTGCCACAGCTGCGGAAGATAGCCCAAGAAAAGGCGTTTGATGCGCAGGCATTTCACGATAACTTCTTCTTATGTGCCAATACACCGCGCATTGGCAAGTCGATACTCATAGGCTTGGAGATTGTAGAACAACTCATAAAACAGGAGGGTACAAAGGAGGGCACAGAGGGCACGGAGCGATTGGGGGTGTTCTTCACTATTAGCGATGAAAAGGTACAGCAGCGGGTGGCGCAGTTGCTCACGACTTATTACAGCAAAGCGGTGGTAGATGCTGTGGTATTGCCCTATCGGGTGTACTTGAAGGAGAAAGTAGCGGCGTACTTAGCCGAGGCGGGCGTAACCCCCGAAGAGGACAGCAGCGCAAAGGGCAACCTCTCAGAGGTATACCCTACCCGCACACCCGAACCGCTAAAAACTATCGCCACGTGGGACGAACTGCTATTTGCCATAGGCGACTCGCTGCGTGAGGGTACGACCGCACAGTTAGACGCTATTTTCGAGGCGTTTGTAAGCCTGCAAGATGCGCTGCCTGCTAACTATGCGGAGCAGATCGCGCCCTATGTGCAGCAGCTTAAAGAGCGATTTGGAATATACTATCAATACTACGGGTCGCTCTATAAAGTGCTCACAGGAGAGGTATACAAGGACAAGTATTCCCACTACTACCCCAAGGAGGAGCACGATAATTTCAGTTTCTTAAGAGATAAAGCAGAAGAGGTATTAACGCGGCAGGCAAGTCATAATACGTTAGGATTCCTCTCTACCCCTACGCAACAGCCTTTTTACATCGATCCAGCAGTATTAGAAGAGCGTTTGCAAGCGTATAAAGCAGCAGGGGTGAGTCCCTTAGCAGAAGACGTAACGGTAGCCCAAGCGCGATGTATAGGCGCAAAAGAAGCGGAGGTATATCCTAAGTATGAAGTAAAAAAAGCAACCGTTGATTACTACGAGCGGTATCAGCTGCAATTTAAAAAGCATTGGGGCGCGCAGACTATGGGAGAGAATATCGCCTACCAGCTGAGTTTGCAACCCAATGCGATCGACCGCTTAGTGCTGCGCTACATATTGCCGATAGGCGTTGGCGAGCGCGCAGAACCCTTGCACGCTGCTACCCGAGTGGTGCAGCTCCTTCTGCAATGGCAATTGCCCGTAAAGAGTGGCGGCTGGCTATTTGTGGCTACCTGCCTCATAGGCGAAAAGCAGCCGCTGCGCGATATGGCAACCGACTACCTACTCTGGGCATTGGGAGCGGGCGTAGACACTACCTACCTCGCCGACTGCACAAGGCGACTCTTAGCAAGCAAATACGCCCCCGTAAAGCGTTTTTTAGAGTTCACCGACAGACCGCTGCCCTACGCAGAAGTAAAAGCCTTTACACAAGCGGTAGTCCAAAATTATAAGAAGTATGTAGATGAGAGAGATAAGCCAAGCAATCACAAACTAATGCTCAGTTTATAA
- a CDS encoding acyl-CoA carboxylase subunit beta, whose translation MDIQFNTNEDHNKLALAELRKRLKRVYLGGGAKNLEKLHAAGKLSARERIDYLLDKGARRIEIGAFAGEGMYPEHGGCPSAGVVVVMGYVAGVQCIVVANDATVKAGAWFPITAKKNLRAQEIAMENRLPIIYLVDSAGVYLPLQDEIFPDKEHFGRIFRNNAQMSALGITQIAVVMGSCVAGGAYLPIMSDEAMIVDKTGSIFLAGSYLVRAAIGEDIDNETLGGATTHCEISGVTDYKALDDKDALDRVRRTMGKLGDYQRAGFNRAAAVPPAKDPKEIYGILPTSRSEPYDMKELILRLVDNSEYDEYKVGYGQTLITGYARIDGWAVGIVANQRKVVKTKKGEMQFGGVIYSDSADKATRFIANCNQKRIPLVFLQDVTGFMVGSKSEHGGIIKDGAKLVNAVANSVVPKFTIVVGNSYGAGNYAMCGKAYDPRLIASWPSGNIAVMGGAQAAKVLLQIETATLKKRGEELTPEREAALFEEIKAKYDEQISPYYAAARLWTDAVIDPLETRLWISMGIEAADHAPIERAFNLGIIQV comes from the coding sequence ATGGACATTCAATTCAATACCAATGAAGATCACAATAAGTTAGCCCTCGCGGAGCTGCGCAAGCGGCTAAAGCGCGTATATCTCGGTGGCGGGGCTAAGAACCTTGAAAAGCTGCATGCGGCGGGGAAACTCTCTGCCCGTGAACGCATTGACTATCTGCTCGATAAGGGAGCACGGCGGATAGAAATCGGTGCCTTTGCGGGTGAGGGTATGTACCCAGAACACGGCGGCTGTCCCTCAGCGGGGGTAGTGGTGGTGATGGGCTATGTAGCAGGCGTGCAGTGCATCGTAGTGGCGAATGACGCTACTGTAAAGGCTGGAGCGTGGTTCCCCATTACCGCTAAGAAGAACCTGCGGGCGCAGGAAATCGCTATGGAGAACCGCCTGCCAATCATCTACTTGGTGGATAGTGCGGGGGTGTACCTGCCGTTGCAAGACGAGATATTCCCTGATAAAGAGCACTTTGGGCGTATCTTCCGCAACAACGCTCAGATGAGTGCGTTGGGTATCACCCAAATCGCGGTGGTGATGGGCAGTTGTGTAGCGGGAGGGGCTTACCTGCCCATTATGAGCGATGAGGCGATGATAGTGGATAAGACGGGCTCTATATTCCTTGCGGGTAGCTACTTGGTCAGGGCGGCTATCGGTGAGGATATCGACAATGAAACCCTTGGTGGGGCGACTACTCACTGCGAAATCAGTGGGGTTACCGATTATAAGGCACTCGATGATAAGGATGCTTTGGATAGGGTAAGGCGTACGATGGGCAAGCTCGGGGACTATCAGCGGGCGGGCTTTAATCGGGCTGCGGCTGTGCCTCCTGCGAAAGACCCTAAGGAGATTTATGGGATACTGCCAACCTCTCGCTCTGAGCCGTATGATATGAAGGAATTGATACTGCGTTTAGTTGATAACTCTGAGTATGACGAGTACAAGGTGGGCTATGGGCAGACGCTCATCACAGGCTATGCACGGATCGATGGTTGGGCGGTAGGCATTGTCGCCAACCAGCGCAAGGTGGTGAAAACCAAAAAAGGCGAGATGCAGTTCGGCGGGGTGATTTACTCCGACAGTGCCGACAAGGCAACGCGCTTTATTGCCAACTGCAATCAAAAGCGAATACCGCTGGTCTTTTTGCAGGACGTTACGGGCTTTATGGTAGGCTCGAAGTCCGAGCACGGCGGCATCATCAAGGACGGGGCGAAGCTCGTGAATGCTGTGGCGAACTCCGTAGTGCCGAAGTTCACCATAGTGGTGGGCAACTCGTACGGGGCAGGCAATTATGCGATGTGTGGCAAGGCGTACGACCCGCGCCTCATTGCCTCGTGGCCCTCGGGGAACATCGCTGTGATGGGCGGAGCGCAAGCCGCTAAGGTGCTCTTGCAGATAGAGACCGCCACGCTGAAAAAGCGCGGTGAGGAGCTTACTCCCGAGCGCGAGGCAGCACTCTTTGAGGAGATTAAAGCGAAGTATGACGAGCAGATATCTCCCTATTACGCCGCTGCCCGCCTCTGGACGGATGCCGTTATCGATCCGTTGGAGACCCGTCTTTGGATCAGTATGGGGATTGAGGCTGCCGACCACGCACCAATTGAAAGGGCGTTTAACCTCGGGATAATACAAGTTTAA
- a CDS encoding HmuY family protein gives MTFCGNKFRTKANLLLNEALLFSGPPPSYVPSFHTYLIRTADGAHYFKLQIVSWYDEHIEIGDTGGKISFYVEEVK, from the coding sequence TTGACTTTCTGTGGCAATAAGTTCCGCACCAAAGCCAACCTGCTGCTCAACGAGGCTTTGCTTTTTTCAGGTCCCCCGCCGAGCTATGTGCCATCCTTCCACACTTACCTCATTCGCACTGCCGATGGGGCGCACTACTTCAAGCTGCAAATCGTCAGTTGGTACGATGAGCATATTGAAATCGGCGATACAGGCGGCAAGATTAGCTTTTATGTGGAGGAGGTTAAATAA